A single window of Syntrophotalea acetylenica DNA harbors:
- the hsdR gene encoding type I restriction-modification system endonuclease encodes MAQLFGEIRRVGNAANHAIAGDHRTALAALKISWQLGLWFHRTFRNPSFQSGPFIPPQSPTQETDDLREELDRLTQALDDYRIAHEEKTQKLEEAEARLVEAKNEQAFWEQMAAEVESEKADLAKRLSSQQALSLLQPKESFAKFVQASNAAASEVHLDESETRKLIDQQLRQVGWEADSATLKYSAGARPEKGKNLAIAEWPTLTGPADYVLFVGLTPMAAVEAKRKNINVSGSLQQAKRYSRGFKPCDQTSMHAENWGTENEYRLPFVFSSNGRPYLRQLATHSGIWFCDVRRPENLGHALDGWYTPEGLTALLKRDEEQAHKQLVDEPFDYGFTLRDYQKQAIQEAESAIGRGQREMLLAMATGTGKTKTCIALIYRLLKTKRFRRVLFLVDRSALGEQAANGFNTTRMENLQTFADVFGIKELGEQKPDTDTAVHVATVQGMVQRALNPGEGTTPATVDQYDCIIVDECHRGYLLDRELSDTELGFRSYDDYISKYRRVLDYFDAVKIGLTATPALHTTQIFGKPIYTYSYREAVIDGFLVDHEPPVQIETERSKNGIKWKVGEQVPVYHPQRNRVELFTTPDVIDLEVDVFNRKVITKPFNEVICAFLAQELDPSSRQKTLIFCANDAHADLVVDLLKKAFKNQYGSIDDDAVIKITGAADKPLQLIRRYKNERNPNVAVTVDLLTTGVDVPEICNIVFLRRVNSRILFDQMLGRATRLCDEIGKSTFRIFDAVKIYEALQGLTAMQPVVVNPGITFSQLVRELSEVPSDEERALVRDQFIAKLQRKKCHLKEQAAQDFETRAGMPPEEFIQQLKTMTLAEIGTWFTQNPDLGEILDRKNEAVAAPVFVSNHEDKLLGVERGYGKAKKPEDYLKEFSAFINSHRNDIPALLTVLTRPRELTRKQLRELALELDRAGFTEANLSIAWREMTNQDIAARIVGYIRQAAIGDPLMPYDRRVDTALQKILASRAWTTPQRQWLQKISAQTKANLIVDHAALDDPDLIFKREGGGFDRLNRIFDGQLQQVLDSFNESLWQTPAA; translated from the coding sequence ATCGCACAGCTTTTCGGAGAGATTCGCCGCGTTGGGAACGCCGCCAACCATGCTATTGCTGGCGATCACAGGACTGCTCTTGCAGCGCTGAAGATTTCTTGGCAGTTGGGGCTTTGGTTTCATCGCACATTCCGGAACCCTTCGTTTCAGTCCGGCCCGTTCATTCCACCGCAATCACCGACGCAAGAAACTGATGACCTACGTGAGGAATTAGATCGCCTTACCCAGGCCCTTGATGATTATCGCATCGCGCACGAGGAGAAGACCCAGAAGCTTGAAGAGGCCGAGGCCAGGCTCGTCGAAGCCAAAAACGAGCAAGCATTTTGGGAGCAGATGGCGGCTGAGGTTGAATCGGAAAAGGCCGATTTGGCGAAGCGGCTTTCTTCTCAACAGGCACTGTCTCTTCTGCAGCCCAAAGAATCCTTTGCCAAATTTGTTCAAGCCTCTAACGCGGCTGCATCTGAGGTTCACCTGGATGAAAGTGAAACCCGTAAGCTTATTGACCAACAATTGCGTCAGGTAGGATGGGAGGCAGACTCCGCGACTCTTAAATACTCAGCCGGGGCTCGTCCTGAAAAAGGGAAGAATCTGGCTATCGCCGAATGGCCAACATTGACCGGGCCAGCTGATTACGTGCTTTTTGTCGGCTTGACGCCAATGGCTGCTGTCGAAGCCAAACGTAAAAATATCAATGTTTCTGGGTCCCTCCAACAGGCCAAACGCTATAGTCGAGGATTCAAGCCTTGCGATCAAACCTCAATGCATGCAGAAAACTGGGGCACTGAGAACGAGTACCGGCTTCCATTCGTATTTTCATCGAACGGTCGCCCTTACCTGCGCCAGCTTGCGACACACAGCGGAATCTGGTTCTGTGACGTTCGTCGACCCGAAAACCTTGGTCATGCCCTTGATGGTTGGTACACCCCGGAGGGGTTAACCGCTCTTTTGAAACGCGACGAAGAGCAAGCCCACAAACAACTTGTGGATGAGCCGTTCGACTATGGGTTTACCCTTCGGGATTATCAAAAACAGGCCATTCAAGAAGCAGAATCTGCTATCGGCCGAGGGCAACGCGAAATGCTGTTGGCCATGGCGACCGGCACCGGAAAGACGAAGACCTGTATCGCCTTGATCTATCGCCTGCTAAAGACGAAACGCTTCCGCAGAGTGCTTTTTCTGGTGGACCGCTCTGCACTCGGGGAGCAGGCCGCAAATGGATTCAATACCACGCGGATGGAAAACCTTCAGACCTTTGCCGACGTTTTCGGTATCAAGGAGCTGGGCGAGCAGAAACCCGATACCGATACGGCAGTACACGTAGCAACGGTACAGGGGATGGTGCAACGCGCACTCAATCCGGGCGAGGGAACCACCCCAGCGACAGTTGACCAGTACGATTGCATTATCGTTGACGAGTGCCACAGAGGTTACTTGCTGGACCGCGAATTGTCCGATACTGAACTCGGTTTTCGCAGCTACGATGACTACATATCCAAGTATCGGCGCGTTCTCGATTATTTCGATGCCGTCAAGATTGGCCTCACAGCGACGCCGGCGCTACACACTACTCAGATTTTCGGTAAGCCGATCTACACCTACAGCTATCGTGAAGCGGTTATTGATGGGTTTTTGGTCGATCACGAGCCGCCGGTACAGATAGAAACTGAACGGTCAAAAAACGGTATCAAGTGGAAGGTCGGTGAACAGGTGCCGGTCTATCACCCGCAGCGAAACAGGGTGGAGCTTTTTACGACTCCAGATGTGATCGATCTAGAAGTTGATGTTTTCAACCGCAAGGTCATCACTAAGCCGTTCAATGAGGTTATCTGTGCCTTTCTGGCGCAGGAGCTAGACCCTTCATCGCGGCAAAAGACCCTGATCTTCTGTGCCAACGATGCCCATGCTGACCTGGTTGTCGATCTCCTCAAGAAGGCATTCAAAAACCAGTATGGCAGTATTGATGACGATGCCGTGATCAAGATTACCGGTGCAGCTGATAAGCCGTTGCAGTTGATCCGGCGCTACAAGAATGAACGCAATCCGAATGTTGCCGTCACCGTGGATCTCTTGACCACCGGGGTCGACGTCCCGGAAATATGCAATATCGTATTTCTACGGCGCGTAAATAGTCGTATTCTTTTCGACCAAATGCTGGGGCGGGCAACCCGCCTGTGCGACGAAATCGGCAAATCAACATTCAGGATTTTCGACGCAGTAAAGATTTACGAGGCGCTCCAAGGGCTGACGGCTATGCAACCCGTGGTCGTCAACCCAGGTATAACCTTTAGCCAGTTGGTGCGTGAACTCTCCGAGGTCCCCAGCGATGAGGAACGTGCTTTGGTGCGGGACCAGTTTATTGCCAAGCTGCAACGCAAGAAATGTCATCTTAAAGAGCAAGCTGCTCAAGATTTTGAGACTCGCGCCGGCATGCCTCCTGAGGAATTCATCCAGCAGCTAAAGACAATGACATTGGCTGAGATTGGGACCTGGTTTACCCAGAATCCGGACCTCGGGGAAATCCTCGACCGAAAAAACGAAGCCGTTGCCGCTCCCGTGTTCGTGTCCAATCATGAGGACAAGCTTCTTGGTGTGGAGCGAGGCTACGGGAAGGCGAAAAAACCCGAAGACTACCTCAAAGAGTTCTCGGCCTTCATCAACAGTCATCGTAACGATATCCCGGCCCTGCTTACCGTGCTGACACGCCCGCGTGAACTGACCCGTAAGCAGTTACGAGAACTGGCCCTGGAACTTGACCGGGCTGGGTTCACCGAGGCCAATCTTTCCATTGCATGGCGGGAGATGACCAACCAGGACATCGCCGCACGCATCGTGGGCTATATTCGTCAGGCCGCTATCGGCGACCCGCTTATGCCTTATGATCGGCGCGTGGATACCGCGCTGCAAAAGATCCTCGCCTCGCGGGCCTGGACCACGCCGCAGCGCCAGTGGTTGCAAAAGATTTCCGCGCAGACCAAGGCAAACCTGATTGTCGATCATGCCGCGCTGGATGATCCCGATCTTATCTTCAAACGCGAGGGGGGTGGTTTCGATCGTCTTAATCGCATCTTCGACGGCCAGCTGCAACAGGTGCTGGATTCGTTCAATGAATCACTTTGGCAGACTCCTGCTGCCTGA
- a CDS encoding DNA polymerase → MVDLGRYKVAWVVDAEYRQHGGEQPMPHCIVAKRINSGQVTRIWMEEGQPAPPPFYGPNDLIITYLASAELNCFRALGWAMPTHVLDLFAEFRNHTNGLYVAGGNGLAAALRFFGQDILDVIEKEEMRGLALRGGPYSDEEKAALLDYCGRDVLGLERLFHCLRPGLDIDRALLRGRYMKAVSQIEMTGIPIDTVALNCLRQNWEPLRHYMIDTIGAKYGVYINGSFKHAAFDTWLAAEGIPWPRTRTGKPKTDEDAFKEMAVKYPQLRVLKDLRYLLSKLRIHKLQAGSDNRNRYMTGVFGSKTGRNQPSASNCAFGSASWLRGLIQPGPGFGLGYLDFEQQEFGSAAALSGDRAMMDAYASGDPYLAFAVQAGAAPVTATKESHRQIRDQFKTVALGVQYGMGAKTLALRLNSPVSRAEEMLALHHRTYQGYWAWLDAIEDEAIRDGFIQTVFGWRLRVTRQTKDRTLRNFPMQGNGAEMLRISVILATERGVRVVAMVHDALLIEAPHEELDGAIAVAAEAMTEASSIVLDGFPLRTEVKTVFHPERLLSANGRPMWNRVWQGIKNITGEVPPGVSIEEEK, encoded by the coding sequence ATGGTCGATCTCGGTCGCTACAAAGTCGCCTGGGTCGTGGACGCCGAGTACCGTCAACACGGCGGCGAACAACCAATGCCTCATTGCATCGTTGCGAAGCGGATCAATAGCGGTCAAGTCACCCGTATCTGGATGGAGGAGGGGCAGCCGGCCCCTCCTCCTTTCTACGGGCCGAATGACCTGATTATCACATACCTGGCAAGCGCGGAGCTGAACTGTTTCCGCGCCCTCGGTTGGGCCATGCCGACGCATGTCCTTGACCTGTTCGCCGAATTCCGCAACCACACCAACGGCCTCTATGTTGCCGGTGGTAACGGTTTGGCGGCGGCTCTACGTTTCTTCGGGCAAGACATCCTCGACGTCATCGAGAAGGAGGAGATGCGCGGGCTGGCACTGCGCGGTGGCCCGTACTCCGATGAGGAGAAGGCCGCTCTGCTCGACTACTGCGGGCGCGATGTGCTCGGTCTGGAACGCCTTTTTCACTGCCTGAGGCCTGGCCTCGACATTGATCGGGCACTTCTGCGCGGTCGTTACATGAAAGCCGTCAGCCAGATAGAGATGACCGGCATTCCCATCGATACCGTGGCACTCAATTGCCTGAGGCAGAATTGGGAGCCGCTTCGACATTACATGATCGACACCATCGGGGCCAAATACGGGGTGTACATCAACGGTTCCTTCAAGCACGCAGCGTTCGATACCTGGCTCGCAGCAGAGGGAATCCCCTGGCCGCGAACCCGCACCGGCAAGCCGAAAACTGACGAAGACGCCTTCAAGGAAATGGCCGTTAAATATCCGCAGCTGAGGGTTCTCAAGGACCTGCGTTATCTGTTATCGAAGCTGCGCATTCACAAGCTTCAAGCCGGTTCAGATAACCGCAACCGCTACATGACCGGTGTCTTTGGATCTAAGACAGGGCGAAACCAGCCTTCCGCAAGTAACTGCGCTTTCGGATCGGCAAGCTGGCTGCGCGGACTTATCCAGCCTGGTCCCGGCTTTGGTCTCGGTTATCTCGACTTCGAGCAACAGGAATTCGGCTCTGCCGCTGCTCTGTCCGGGGACCGGGCGATGATGGACGCCTACGCCTCGGGTGACCCGTATCTGGCGTTCGCCGTACAGGCGGGTGCGGCACCGGTGACCGCCACCAAGGAATCCCATCGCCAGATACGCGATCAGTTCAAGACCGTGGCTCTTGGCGTGCAGTACGGCATGGGGGCAAAAACCCTCGCCTTGCGCCTGAACAGTCCTGTTTCGCGGGCGGAGGAGATGCTGGCCTTGCACCATCGTACATACCAAGGGTACTGGGCCTGGTTGGATGCGATAGAGGACGAGGCGATTCGGGATGGTTTCATCCAGACCGTATTCGGCTGGCGGCTTCGGGTTACGCGCCAGACCAAGGACCGCACTTTGCGAAATTTTCCAATGCAAGGTAATGGGGCCGAGATGCTGCGAATCAGCGTAATCTTGGCCACAGAACGGGGCGTGCGGGTGGTGGCGATGGTGCACGACGCTCTTTTGATCGAGGCACCGCACGAGGAGCTGGACGGCGCGATTGCGGTGGCTGCCGAGGCGATGACCGAAGCAAGCAGCATCGTCCTCGACGGTTTCCCACTGCGGACGGAGGTCAAGACGGTCTTCCACCCCGAACGACTGCTATCTGCTAATGGCCGGCCCATGTGGAACCGTGTCTGGCAAGGCATCAAAAACATCACCGGTGAAGTCCCCCCTGGTGTCTCTATTGAGGAGGAGAAGTGA
- the plsY gene encoding glycerol-3-phosphate 1-O-acyltransferase PlsY, whose amino-acid sequence MVSFYLMLIAAYLIGAIPTGILLTRLSGAADIRKSGSGNIGATNVYRVAGKKLGILTLVGDALKGAIPVLAAMQLPGLAPAHIGVVAVAAFLGHCYPVYLGFKGGKGVATALGIFLVLCPLAVLGAFAIFAVLLWKWRYVSLGSIAAAAAIPLLIYFIDGRLAMVATTLFISLIVIWRHRQNITRLLNGSENRFKA is encoded by the coding sequence ATGGTGAGTTTTTACCTGATGCTGATCGCCGCTTACCTGATTGGCGCGATACCCACCGGCATCCTTTTGACACGGCTGAGCGGAGCCGCCGATATCCGCAAGTCGGGCAGCGGCAATATCGGCGCCACCAATGTTTACCGGGTGGCTGGCAAAAAGCTGGGTATTTTGACCCTGGTCGGAGACGCCCTCAAGGGCGCGATCCCGGTACTGGCAGCCATGCAGCTGCCGGGGCTGGCGCCGGCTCATATCGGAGTCGTCGCCGTCGCCGCCTTTCTCGGGCACTGCTACCCTGTTTACCTCGGCTTCAAGGGAGGCAAGGGAGTGGCCACTGCCCTCGGCATTTTCCTGGTATTGTGCCCCCTTGCCGTACTCGGAGCCTTTGCCATTTTCGCCGTGCTTCTCTGGAAATGGCGCTACGTTTCCCTGGGGTCCATTGCCGCCGCCGCCGCCATCCCGTTGCTGATCTACTTTATCGACGGCAGGCTGGCCATGGTGGCGACAACCCTGTTCATCAGCCTGATTGTCATCTGGCGTCACCGTCAGAACATCACGCGCCTGCTTAACGGCAGCGAAAACCGTTTCAAGGCCTGA
- the mltG gene encoding endolytic transglycosylase MltG, which translates to MKKQSLIKTGIALLLAATFVFGLPLGLFLLHPVLPDTPKIITIQPGESFSGVAAKLEREGIISSAFNFKILAVLRGAARHIQSGDFNFAAASRPGRVLDRLIQGDTLRLRVTLPEGLTVAQIAQRLCDAGYADHEEFLRLATDPHFAQKLGVEAATLEGYLFPETYRFGASLPSRHLLRFMVDQFHKHVPQSLVDEAAKLGFDLHQLVTLASIIQKETAQISEMPVISAVFHNRLKKNMPLQADPTVIYGIEDFNGNLTRRDLRTHTPYNTYTQRGLPAGPIANPGARALRAAANPARVSYLYFVAQGNGTHFFSRTLREHNEAVRIYQLRRVARAEPPDKTSTEAPLETQETSSN; encoded by the coding sequence ATGAAAAAACAATCTCTGATCAAAACCGGCATCGCCTTGCTGCTGGCGGCGACTTTTGTCTTCGGACTGCCGCTGGGGCTGTTCCTGCTGCATCCGGTGCTGCCGGACACCCCCAAAATCATCACCATTCAGCCCGGCGAATCCTTCAGTGGCGTAGCGGCCAAACTGGAACGCGAAGGCATCATCAGCAGCGCTTTCAACTTCAAAATCCTGGCGGTGCTGCGCGGAGCCGCGCGCCACATCCAGTCCGGGGACTTCAATTTCGCAGCGGCCAGCCGGCCCGGCCGGGTTCTCGACCGATTGATCCAGGGGGATACGCTTCGCTTGCGGGTCACCCTGCCGGAAGGACTGACCGTTGCGCAGATTGCCCAGCGCCTGTGCGATGCAGGGTACGCCGATCATGAAGAATTCCTGCGGCTGGCAACGGATCCCCACTTCGCGCAAAAACTCGGCGTTGAGGCGGCCACACTCGAAGGCTACCTGTTTCCCGAAACCTACCGCTTCGGCGCCAGCCTCCCCAGTCGACACCTGCTCCGGTTCATGGTGGATCAGTTCCACAAGCATGTACCGCAAAGCCTCGTTGACGAGGCGGCCAAACTCGGATTCGACCTGCACCAGTTGGTGACTTTGGCCTCTATCATCCAGAAGGAAACCGCCCAGATCTCCGAAATGCCTGTCATTTCGGCCGTTTTTCATAATCGTCTGAAAAAAAACATGCCTCTGCAGGCCGACCCGACGGTGATCTACGGCATCGAGGACTTCAACGGCAACCTCACCCGCCGCGATCTGCGGACCCATACCCCCTACAATACCTATACGCAACGCGGCCTGCCCGCCGGGCCTATTGCAAACCCCGGCGCCCGGGCGCTGCGTGCGGCAGCAAACCCTGCCCGCGTGTCTTATCTGTATTTTGTGGCGCAGGGCAACGGCACCCATTTTTTTTCACGCACCCTGCGAGAACACAACGAGGCGGTCCGGATCTATCAACTGCGCCGGGTTGCGCGTGCCGAGCCGCCGGACAAAACCTCGACCGAGGCCCCCCTGGAAACCCAGGAGACCTCTTCCAATTGA
- a CDS encoding SPFH domain-containing protein, translating to MGFILATVLMFLVVLTIFLGVRIVPQGYKFVVQRLGKYHKTLNPGLNFVIPYLDTIAYRVLTKDISLDIPSQEVITKDNAVIMTNAIAFISIIDPPKAVYGIDNYRIAITNLVQTSLRSIVGEMNLDDALSSRDMIKARLKESISDDVAAWGIVVKTVEIQDIKPSQTMQIAMEQQAAAERSRRAAITEAEGKKVAAVLNAEGAKEAAIREAEGKLEASRLDAEAKMILADATREAISRVTAAIGDNQLPATYLLGEQYVKAMRDLSASGNAKTVVLPADVLQAVRGLLGK from the coding sequence ATGGGTTTCATTTTGGCCACCGTACTGATGTTTCTGGTTGTGCTGACCATTTTTCTGGGGGTGCGCATCGTTCCCCAGGGATACAAGTTCGTGGTGCAGCGCCTCGGGAAATACCACAAGACACTCAATCCCGGATTGAATTTTGTCATTCCGTATCTCGACACGATTGCCTACCGGGTTCTGACCAAGGATATTTCTCTTGATATCCCCAGTCAGGAAGTCATCACCAAGGACAATGCGGTGATTATGACCAATGCCATTGCCTTTATCAGCATCATCGATCCACCCAAAGCGGTCTACGGCATCGATAATTACCGCATCGCCATCACCAATCTGGTGCAGACTTCCCTGCGCAGCATCGTCGGCGAGATGAATCTCGACGATGCCCTGAGTTCGCGGGACATGATCAAGGCCCGCCTCAAGGAATCCATTTCTGATGATGTCGCTGCCTGGGGCATTGTTGTCAAAACGGTGGAGATTCAGGATATCAAGCCTTCCCAGACCATGCAGATCGCCATGGAGCAGCAGGCCGCGGCGGAACGTTCGCGGCGGGCGGCGATCACCGAGGCCGAGGGCAAGAAAGTGGCGGCGGTGCTCAATGCCGAAGGCGCCAAGGAGGCTGCCATCCGCGAGGCGGAAGGCAAGCTCGAGGCGTCCAGGCTGGACGCCGAGGCCAAGATGATCCTGGCGGACGCCACCCGCGAAGCCATCTCCCGGGTCACCGCGGCGATCGGCGACAACCAGCTGCCTGCAACCTATCTGCTCGGCGAACAGTATGTCAAGGCGATGCGTGATCTTTCCGCTTCCGGCAACGCCAAGACGGTGGTGCTGCCGGCCGATGTATTGCAGGCCGTGCGCGGTTTGCTGGGAAAGTAA
- a CDS encoding NfeD family protein: protein MQQILWWYWIAFGLALIALELIVPSFTIIWFGLGACCVGLVMLPFAGLPLAGQMLLWAAASTVWTVLWFRWLKPRMADRTKAGMSKDAIIGEIGIVVQAVQPPHVKGRIRFVVPVLGDDEWPCISTEALQPGDEARVVDIDGHVLRVVRK, encoded by the coding sequence ATGCAGCAGATTCTGTGGTGGTATTGGATAGCGTTCGGCCTGGCGCTGATTGCGCTGGAGCTGATTGTACCCTCGTTCACGATCATCTGGTTCGGACTCGGCGCCTGCTGCGTAGGGCTGGTGATGCTGCCCTTTGCGGGGTTGCCCCTTGCCGGACAGATGCTCCTGTGGGCAGCAGCTTCCACCGTCTGGACGGTGCTGTGGTTCCGCTGGCTCAAGCCGCGCATGGCCGATCGCACCAAGGCGGGTATGTCCAAGGATGCCATCATCGGCGAGATCGGCATTGTCGTGCAGGCCGTGCAGCCGCCGCACGTCAAGGGGCGGATCCGCTTTGTGGTGCCTGTGCTCGGTGATGACGAATGGCCCTGCATCAGCACCGAGGCTTTGCAGCCGGGAGACGAGGCGCGGGTGGTCGACATCGACGGCCATGTGCTGCGTGTTGTGCGCAAATAG